GGGGGGCGTGCTGTTGCCGCTTGGGGAAGACGAAGGCGCCTATCCAAAGAGATGATAGATCTGAGCCGTCCGTTGATCGTATATGCCGGTCCGACGGCCCGTACGGTCCCTGTGATGCATAGGGAATATCCTCATCGTAGATGCCTAATCACACGGGCGCTCGGTGTCCGGCTCGTGCACGacttctgacaggtgggtcccacaCGCGCCAGCGCCGCCAGATATAAATAAGCGGCTGTCGCGGCTCGCCCTGCTCCTCTTTCCTCCGTCTCTAGGGTTTGAGATTttagccgccgccgcagcccgtcTCACTTCCCCGATAAAGTCGCAGCTGACGACTTACTTCTCGCCGATCGATACGATGGCCGTCTTCTCCGATCTCCACACCGCCGACGGCCTCAAGACCCTGGAGGCGCACCTCGCGGGCAAGACATACGTTTCAGGGTGAGCGCTGCTATACTTGTAGCTGATTAGATCTGTTGATTGGTAGCGATTTGTGCTTAATTACCCCGGTTGTCGATTATTAGCGCTGTTATGATGATGACCGTGATAAGAGATCTTGTTGTTTCCGCTTCAAATTTAGCAAATTTCTCTTGAGATGTCCACCGGCCACGGGGCACTGATTACTTAGAGTTCTTGTGCTGCTGCCTGTGCAGTGATGCGATTACTAAGGATGACATTAAGGTCTTTGCGGCGGTGCCGTCGAAGCCTGGCGCTGAGTTTCCTAATGCAGCCCGCTGGTACGAGACCATCTCTGCGGCTCTAGCCTCAAGGTTCGATTTATTTCACTGATTGCAAATTTGTAATTGTAGTAGACTGATTTTCACTGGTTACAGATTCAGGTTTGATTTATTTCACTGATTGCAAATTGCAAATTTGTAAGTGTCGTAGATTGATGTCTTTCACTGGTTGCAGATTCCCTGGTAAGGCTGTTGGTGTAAATCTGCCAGCGGGATCATCTCCCGCAGCAGCTGCTCCTGCTGCTGAGGTTTGTTCTCCCCATCCTAAGCCATATTAccccatcttttttttttgtttataccCATCTGTCTTATTGGTCAAGCAATGAGGCACTGCTGTTCTGTTCGATTTAGCATGGTACAATTTTCAATGATTGCTTAAGAAGAAACTCCAGTCGATCTATGTTTCTGATTTTTAGATTGTATTATAAATATCACTGTCTTCATCGTTGTGTGATTGATTGCATGCCAAGGATGCTATATATCAATGCTTGGTTTTTTGTCGTCACTGTCTTCTGCTGGTGTAATCTCCTAACTGAAACTAAAGCCACTGTCTTCCGCTGGTGTAatctcctacaacaacaacaacaaagcctgtcagtcccaaacaagttggggtaggctagagttgaaacccaccaagagcccctagTCATGGTTCAGGAACatcaatagctgttttccaagcactcctattcaaacatagatctctaggtatatcccaagctttcaaatatctttttattgcctcccatCATGTCAATTTTGGtctacctctacctctcctcacattattagcttggcttaggactccacaatgcactggtgcctctgatggtctcctttggacatgaccAAACCacatcaaccgatgttggacaagcttttcttcaattggtgctaccctagGCGGtcatgtatatcatcgttcctaACTCAGTCCATTCTtctgtgaccacaaatccatctcAACATATGCATTTCTGCAATACTCGGTTGTTGAACTGGTGTAATCtcctaacaacaacaacaaagcctttaagtcccaaacaagttggtgtAATCTCCTAACTGAAACTAAAATCTTGAAGTAGTAGCGGAGTTTGAGGATGCTCTATATCAATGCATTTTTTGTCTTCACTATCTTCTGATGTAATCTCAACTAACTAAAACTAAAATCTGGAAACCGTAATGTAGTTTGTCATAGGTTTGATTCTCATTGCTTTAACATTTTTTATGTTGTCGAGTTATCCTTGTTGAAGTAAGCTTTTAATTCTTTACAggctgaggatgatgatgaccttGATCTTTTCGGGGATGAAACCGAGGAGGACAAGAAGGCTGCTGATGAGCGCGCCGCTGCCAAGGCCTCAtccaaaaagaaagaaagtatGCATAATTTTCAGTTAGGAGTGTTAACCTATATAGTTCCTTTTAATCACTTGGAATTGTTGCAGAAGTTTGACGTTTAGGTCTTGTTAGTGTTTCTTATAATCACTTGAAATTCTTGCAGAAGTTAATTCTTGCAGAGGTTTGACTTTTAGGTCTTGTTACTTATTTATGGCTTTACATATATTTACAGGTGGTAAATCCTCTGTCCTTATGGATGTCAAACCATGGGACGATGAAACTGATATGAAGAAGCTGGAGGAGGCTGTTCGCAGTGTCCAGATGGAGGGTCTCACTTGGGGAGCATGTAAGTTACTTGTTTCTGTCTGCTTACTATGCTATGCTACCGATTTGCCTGTATTAACCATTTGGCATAAACTTGGAATACAACAAAGCTTGTGTCTGTATTAACCATTTGACATGAACTTGTGATACAGCAAAGCTTGTGCCTGTTGGATACGGCATCAAGAAGCTGACTATTATGTTGACGATTGTCGACGATCTTGTGTCCGTCGACAGCCTAATTGAGGATCACCTTACGGAAGAGCCAATCAATGAGTACGTTCAGAGTTGCGACATTGTTGCTTTCAACAAGATCTAGAGTTCAAATGCTGAGATTGGGCAACAGCCGGCAGCGCTTAAAGTTTGTGCTGGGATGCGAGAGTTTATCCCTTCTAGTTACCTTGTTATAGAAATGTTGGTTGGAGTTTATTGTTGAGTGCTGCCAGATTTTTGAATATCTGTTTATCTTGAAATAGCGGAACTGCTGGGCGATGTTATGTGCTGGGCGGAGTTAATGAGTTCTCTTTGCAATGCTTAATTTTAAATGTTGCGGGTTTTTAATCTAAAATGGTGTGTTTTAATCTATCCTCGATATTATATCACTCGTATCGATATTGTATCTGTTTTTTAATCCACAAGTATTGGCTGTACTCGTATCCATATTATATCTGAATCCACTCCACACATGGAGGACGATTCTCCGTTTCTTTGTCCATAATGATGGTTTAATCACAAGTCTTGGCTGTACTCGTATCCATGTTAGGGCCCCGTTTGTTTGGAGGAATTttagaggaatctggatgaatctggatgaatttgtgagaggaaaatactgttccggatgaaaaaagaagcggatcaagccggatttaagggcacgTGATATCTGAATCCATCCACTTTACTTATGGAAGACGATTCTCAGGTATATATGGAAGACGATGGTATATGGAACGCAAAAGCTACTGTTAAGAGACTTGTCGCTCCACTCATTGCAGCATGTGCTGCTAGTCTAAAGAAACAAAATCGACTCCCGTACGTCTCGCTCTGCTCCCGCCCTTACTCCTTCCATGCTCCTCATTCCCTATCGCAGTGCACCAACACCTAGCGTCCTCCAGTACCCGTAGATCCGGCGGCCCTCTCCCCTACCCTAGGCGAGATTCACTCGCCTCCGAtgagatccatggaggtggcgcGACGGTGTTGCAGGGGAGTGGGTGGCTCTCCACCCCGGCGCGACGCCCTCCCCACCCTCGGCAGCGCCGTCTCTCACCCGAGCGACCAAGTTCCCCCGCCctggcggccatggcgctcctcTCCCCCATCCCCCACCGTCGCTGTCGAGCCAAGCCCGGTAGGCGGTGGTGCTCGTGCGCTGTCGGCTCCGACCCCGACGGCTGGAATCGACCGGCCCAGGCTTCCCCTCCCCTGTGTTGGAAATGTATGCTTTAGGTGTTTCAGTCGTTTTAaaggtatgttgcagttgtttcttatggatgttgcaaaagtagattgggggatgttgcacatgttgtatatgttgtacgtgttttagaagcatgttgcaagcgttggttaaaaatgttttatctgttttcagacgtatgttgcaatcattttttatgtggatgttgcatatgttttcatacatatgttacaacagtatgtttcaaatgtttgaaccgtttcagtcttatgttatAGTAAGTGTTTTTCATGTTGTaattgttttatctagatattgcatatgtttcatacacatgttgcaagcgtatgtcccAAATGTTGCATCTGTTTTAAATGTATGTTGTATTTGAGTGTTTCATATTGCAAGTGCAGACCACCAGCGTTGGTGTCCATGAGGACAGGCAGGGCCAAACGCGGCCACCGACGTGTGGAGGAGGTGCAGGCCGCCGCCAGCGGTGTAGGGAGGAGGCACAGGTCGCACGGTGCTGTTGTGGAAGAGGCGGGGGCGAGTCTTCCGGGCGGCCTGGAAGAGATGGGCGCCGCGGCGGTGTGGAAGTGGCGGGGCGAGTCATCCTAGCAGCGTGGGTCTGAAGCAGACGGTTCGGATGCAAGCGTGGAAACGGATCTGGCGTGGGTGGCACGCGAATCCAAGCGGATGGGGCGAAGCAGCCGTGGGCGTCCGGGCGCCAGTGCTATCGTATATGGAAGATGATTGTATGTTGGAATACGATGGTACATGCACCACAATGGTTAGCAATTAAGCATGGTCTAAAAATGAACTTACAATACACCATTTAACAAGTTTGGAAAATCGTGCCATTTAACAAAATTAGGGActcaaaattataatattgcctATCTCACAAAAGTAAATAGATTGCCGCAGTCCGTTCGAGGATAATATTATATGAATGGTATTTCGAGTGTTGTCAGTGTCTACATGGATGCAAGTATGTAACCACCTTGGTAATGACTAATGATACATACTACCTCGCTCTCAAGTCTCACGTAGAAGATGAAGGCAACCTGCGCAGGCCTATCCTCCCGTGGCATGATTCGCCAACAGTTTCTTTCTATCTTGTATAAGAACAGGCGATCTCCATCCTCATTAAGGCCTGTTTGTTTATGTAAATATGGCAAACAATCCGACCAGGAACGGTTCCAGGGAGCGGTTCTGTAAGAACTGAACGGACCCTAGGTCTGCAGAAAAGCTGGACAGTGATTCAGTGAGCAGTGTTGCATTACTCTCTTTTTTTCATTTTGGGAAAAAGTCTACATTACGTCCCTCAATTTTTGTGAAAGTCTGTTTTTTCTCCTGGACTCTAAAACCGGGTAGACCACATCTctaaacttttaaaaccatttGTTTTACCTCCCTAACTAGTTATATGTGGTTTTCAAAAGCGtttttgtgtttttcttttttatttattttggctgaatctttgaaaaattatagtaaatcacaaaaaaatcataaaataaaaaatctaatttttttggactccacatgagtagatctacacagtgaatatataatatggtatattttagtataattttttttgctgtagctttggatctatgcttttctataattaattcatagttgtagttctatggtccaattgtggtgaaatttttactgtgggctaattattgtatgcttgaactgtatTAAAAATTTTATATTCATTGAATCATGTACAACTTAGTAGATTTATTTAGGTGTAAGCTTGttaaaaaatatttataaatctataacttagttatacatgatccaatgactATGGAATTTTTACTACAATTCAAACATATAATAATtaatccaccataaaaattttaccacaatTGGACTATAGAAaatgcagctatgaattaattatagaaaagcatataTCTAAAGCTTCaacaaaaaatttgtactaaaaaatatcatattatatgttcactgtgtagatctactcatgtggtgtccaacaaaattggattttttattttatgattttattgtgatttactatgatttttcaaagattcagccaaaataaataaaaaagaaaaagacaaaacggCCTTTGAAAGCCGCTTTAACCGGTCATGGTGGTAAAATGAATGGTTTTATAAGTTCATGGAGATGGTTTATCCGGTTTTAGAGTTCAGAGAGGAAAAACAGACTTTCGTAAAAGTTGAGGAGAtaatgtggactttttccttCTTTTCGAGTAGTGTCCGATTTCATTTGGGGCCCAATCAGTCAACCACCTCTCAGCCCACGGAAGGAAATCCCGACCCGTCCTCTGGGGCCCAGGGCCCATGCGGCCCAACCAGTGGTTCCCGTCGTCCTTCTCTAGCCCACCCGAACTCCTCTCGAAACCCCATCGCCGCCACTCCACGCCCGACCCGCCGTTCCAACCGCGCCGCGCGGCAACCCGCCGCCGTCCAGCTCCCTTCTGCCGCCGCCTCGCCTAGGGAGACCACCGCTAGGAGCGCACGCACAGGCACCTACCTCCCCTACCGCCTGCCGCCCTGATCCAGTTAGCTAGCCATGGCGGAGCACCCCGAGAGAGACCAGTTCACGGACGAGGAGGAAGATGACTTCCTGGAGGACGGTGAGCAAGGCATTGGAAGCGAGGACGAGGATGAAGGAGGGGAAGGAGCGGGGGGCAAGAGGAAGCGGCTGGGGAATATCCTGGGCGGGATCGGCAAGCGTGGGGTGTGCTACCTCAGCCGCGTCCCGCCGCACATGAACCCGTCGCACATCCGCCAGATGCTCTCTAAGTACGGCGAGGTGCTCAGGATTTACCTCGTGCCTGAAGGTAACCAGCTACCTGAAATCGATGCTCGTGTTCTCTTCTGTTTTGGTGGGCGTAGGCGTAGCTAGCGGCAGAGCGTAGTGCATATTTCAGGAGCTTATTAATCCTATTGCGTGGTAGCCTTCATCGTCTGATGTGGTTGGATTATGGGGGAGACACTCAATTTTCATGTTGCTTGTGCTGCTTCCATTTGTGAAAATGTAGTTCTTGATAGAGGAAAAATATCAACTTCAGTGCCTCACTGCATGGTGTTAATTGTGGTTTCCATACTAATTGAAGTGCATGTTGCCACAACAGTACACcgatttcctttttttctttctttgatgTGTTAGAACTTAGATGTCTGATTTAAGGGAAAAATCACTTCAGCTTCTCTTTATTGGTCATGTAACATAGCttattatttttctcaatatatgACATTAAGAACTTAAAAATATAACCATATTAGTTTTTCAATGTTTGCCGATTAAAAGTCTCTTATATATTCATATATGTCATGCCCACCTTCAGGTCAAGGTCATCGGAAGCATACTACTGTTAAAGCGAAGGCTTACGCCGAAGGGTATGTTTGGACAGGACATACACACACAAAAGACAGATGCACTGCTATGAAGAACTTTGCATTCCTCATCTGAAATATTACTCTAGAAGTAAAGCATGTGCAATATTCATACCAGCACCAGCTTTAGTGCATTTGTGAATAGTTTTACTGAAGCCTCCAAACATTTTCTAGTGTTCTCTTCAATATTTGTACGTACTCATTCTGCTACCAAAATCTTTTAGGTGGATTGAATTTGCGAAGAAGAGTGTTGCCAAGAGAGTGGCTAATCTGCTTAATGGTGAACAAATAGGTGTGTTCTCGTTGCCATTTTATTCTTCTTTGCTATTATTTGTTTTGTAGTTCTATGTATTATTATGTATGACCCCCCTGCCTTTTGCCGCCCCATTTTGTACACTTGTTGACCGTCAGCCTGTTTGAAGGGGTATTAGATGTATAGCTCTTTCACAGAGATCATAGTATATGTGCTTTAGAGCTTGTATTTTACTTGGCAACCACTGGACAATAATCTCTGCTGATGTTGTACGTTATTAGGCGGGAAGAAGAGATCTCCATTTTATTATGACATTTGGAACATTAAATACCTCAGGAAGTTCAAATGGGATGATCTGGTTGGTGAAATGGGTATGTGAAAAGTCCAAAATATAAAAGTTATTTAAACTTCTGGTGAAAGTGCTTGATGATTAGAATAGTTTTCCAAGTTTTATAATCCTTTGAATTAATGCAGCTGAGAAAACTCACATCAGAGAGCAGAAATTAACCTTGGAGATAGCAGCAGCAAAGAAACAACGTGATCACTACCTGTCCAATGTTGAAAAGTCTCGCGCATTGAAGCACATTCAAGAGCGCAGGAAAAAGGTTCGTCGTATTTTGCATACATACAAGATATGGAAATTTTTTTGTGTTGCTGTTTATCTGTTGGCTCTAGTCTGTATACTTGTTTGTGCCCCTTAATCCATACTCATATTAGATGATTTTCTCATTGATTCTTTTTTTGTTTAATCCACAAAGGAACAATCGCCAATGTAAAGTATCTGGCCTCATTGTTCTATTGATTATGGTCGAACTGGTTGTTATATGTTTGTCCTGTTATATGCTCTTTATGACTCAGTTTAGTAATGAAATCTTATAAACTTGCTGTGGTCGAATCATGTTTCTCCTATCCTAGGGAGATGTAATCGCCATGGACTATACTGTCACAGTGACTTgccttcaaattttataaacgtgTTATCCTGGACTGAAACAGAAGCAGAAGGCAGAAGGAGCAGAAGCCAGTAATGCCCCAGAAACAAAAACTGCTCGTCCAATTCCTCAAAAGAAACCAGTCGGGGAGACTGATGCCAAAACTAAATCTACGCTTTCAAAAGACATTTTAGCTGGTGTAAGTTTCAGCTCTCATGGAAACGTGTCTCAAAATTCTTGTGTCCACCAGTTATTATTAACAAACATCATGGTATTGCAGGTATTCGGGGGTTCATCATGACCGCGTCCTATCTGTCAGTGTGGGTTGGTGCACGCCGAACTGAATGGAGTAGTGCAAGATCATAGAGCTCATATCGTACTTCCAACTTTTGTAGATGAAGTCGCGTTTTTTGTTGTGGGTAAGTAGGAACTTTCAGAAACATTTTGTTCTGCTGATATGCCCTGGAAGGTTTTCTGGGACCTGGCGATTGAATGTGAAAGGACTGTTGATTGCTAGCGCCTGTTGATCGAAATCTTTGTAAAACTGAAACGCATGCTCTCTTGTAGTTGAAACAAATATCATGAGCAACTGTCATTGGCATTATCTCCTGCCTGGGATTTCAGTGCCTCAGCTTGCAGCTATGCTGTGTGCGCTAGAAGATGACGGAAGAGACACGAGGGAACATGAGCGGGTGGGATGAGTAGATGGTGGGTGATTTCTTATTGCCGGAGGAATGGAACATGGTGCTGTGGTCATTAGATTTAGATCCAAGCTGGTGAAAGATAAGGTTGTGCAAGCTGACAACCATGGTCAACGTCATCTTGCGTGATCCCATCGACCCATAGTTTTGGAACGTTCCAATATATACATGAGAGGTAGGTctcgttcggcttacctcatattcggttTGTTTGGCTTGTTATTTTaggcggaacagtgtttttctctcgcaacaattcagccagaacaatgttttgcAGTCAAGTTTCAGTCCAGCGAATGGGGCCAATAAGAATAATAATAGGAAAATGAAATGAATTACATTAAGCTACTGTACCATCAGTAAATGTTGTCTAGGCTTCCGGGCCTCCGTATCGCTGGTGTAGCTTGTCTTGGgctcttcttctgcttctggTGTGCTTGGTGTTGCAGCCAGTTTAGTGACACTCCCTAGGGCATTTTATACCTCCACCGCATCCATCTTAATCATGGGTGTTTTATTCTTTCTTGCGTCCCGACGATCATGCCACCGCCCACCGGCGCAAACGAGGATAAACAGATTTAATGATAGACGTTCTATGTTTTCTTGCGTCCTCGACGATCATGCCACCGGTGCAACCACCTGCCGCTGGTGCAACCACCGTGCGAATGAGGATAAGCAGATGGCCAATCAAGATTTGGACCATTATTTACCAATGTGGCGCCTTGAAACCCAATCCAGATATGCTTTTGCGCCACAATCCATCGATGTACTCAGACCTCACATGACCCTCACCAATGCTGGATGGACCACCGAGAATAAACAAACACTCCCCAAtaaacaacccccccccccccccctctctctctctctctctctctcctaatgGTTTCTAAATAGCTACTCAGAAATAATTCTATTAGCTTTCAGGAAAAAAGATAAAATAGCTAGCGACACCCAAATAGCTATTCTAACACGATCTCCTAGAAATAACTCTCCCATAGCTCAAATAACTCTCCACTGTgatgttctttttttttaattatttctaAGCCCAATCTAGCTAACTATTTAAAAGTTGCCATTGAGGATGCCTGAGATGCCAATAGCTACTTCTTTCTCCTGCCTACCCCCTCTCTCCCCCTGTCGATaaaatctggtcggcagtctaccgagaggtatgcccacggtagtagatgaatcaatGAAGGTGCGCGAGATACGAACTAGATGATAATACaaacaccaagacacaagatttagataggttcggccaTTAATATGATgcaatacctacatcctgtgttccgatgtattgcattgagatatgCGGAGATGCCCACTACGggaccctgcctctccttatatactctggaggggtagtgttacaagaaaaatatcatattttgtattatacaataaatcatatcttcttgtagccttgcagtgcacgtcttgatcttgtgggctgggccac
Above is a genomic segment from Miscanthus floridulus cultivar M001 chromosome 3, ASM1932011v1, whole genome shotgun sequence containing:
- the LOC136542779 gene encoding elongation factor 1-beta → MAVFSDLHTADGLKTLEAHLAGKTYVSGDAITKDDIKVFAAVPSKPGAEFPNAARWYETISAALASRFPGKAVGVNLPAGSSPAAAAPAAEAEDDDDLDLFGDETEEDKKAADERAAAKASSKKKESGKSSVLMDVKPWDDETDMKKLEEAVRSVQMEGLTWGASKLVPVGYGIKKLTIMLTIVDDLVSVDSLIEDHLTEEPINEYVQSCDIVAFNKI
- the LOC136547420 gene encoding pre-rRNA-processing protein ESF2-like, whose translation is MAEHPERDQFTDEEEDDFLEDGEQGIGSEDEDEGGEGAGGKRKRLGNILGGIGKRGVCYLSRVPPHMNPSHIRQMLSKYGEVLRIYLVPEGQGHRKHTTVKAKAYAEGWIEFAKKSVAKRVANLLNGEQIGGKKRSPFYYDIWNIKYLRKFKWDDLVGEMAEKTHIREQKLTLEIAAAKKQRDHYLSNVEKSRALKHIQERRKKKQKAEGAEASNAPETKTARPIPQKKPVGETDAKTKSTLSKDILAGVFGGSS